The Acinetobacter lwoffii genome has a segment encoding these proteins:
- a CDS encoding LPD1 domain-containing protein: protein MSTKKKWLDLSSFGAQLVVTPKTDLRNQAAIIKIKDVELLEKKLNTSLNSFLTGLKQTGKFVYITNEQNNDLSFMYKSSQDSLSLADIKSVFPYDSKNDLIEMDMSDIYLQNPMSSAEKNQWQSLFELNNQKSVVLYQAKQQKPFAPNTTIMGAVKQFNKADLGWNKLPTLLQSVDPLPLADLDHYGYQADKTLTRYYVDKEAALNAGLIEDTIEPIELSKQLVISVNSGGEVLALKDITQIPELTNYKISSHPAWPAYNSLPKQFIDIRELNKGLNTSIDPIVNALRSDDHAVNHQGLIKLQTLVTKINDCLYSYEENSIPSALAPFGIETTALQLVDNDWKVWEYNNQTLDVEEFDLADKIKDLIQSVQNNINNLRTFDPYSIGDSSFDRELIYESLDDIGTSLESLDLNQIKQTIPPEPKVPVKRLFNRIDHFFRHTKFKPNIPEPVIKDSLTKLALMRKIKQEYLQKIAKLKEERQAIVEAKATHTISERIEKAVAIQVAVATENAYVLDQQAYDDQAYEMELALSQLNIASTRLNNLYDSFFDSVIDREEYGTDLDNFLQSVVTDDELQDEMQRLLDEANEFEATHTSNDIDIYHFNVDLGEEPNGLWNEAVNQFDVVHYYDEQDQELSAVEKFEYSILGYSPSQESAMPDFNDMVFSNAVSVLDNSIEDMIATSAENVGKNYFSFHQQMPRILQQLHSINSQFTALGDGDAHSIASQYLSDESLERFYNLLEQDGNYKGFNKRIDVAHVLSELSSNIGNNPDSPILNRLPDIRSQLNHAINEELRVRTNPGNALANAIVFAATNEVLSLKETLEKDEIYVVDSFQNYLPKVIHKDHFNSNTQEQLFALNKKVAVSMAYKRYLQDFYQNAVGEESKSEAVTAIINNEHKHILMALGYLTPTYNEVTAPKDSKIENVVTLTEEAVKTYLAEGNALMVEPEVSARSLAVYSSTIASDQNFIRLLPMDLGQKVSSLQKQKTIMINGASSFEHILSSNPISKNKLTYDDLKNVILNRILTKEAVPKYEKGLKLDIEVKNVYEHASSFLPLEKTDVNSENDFGNLFKHGLVLEALQSTPDSLKNGFNLNRDLINSALLQSFENRSIEEWTALKNKSLETKTGSLLSIITNPERIKEFEFPEINFYLTVSPADEQKHGAINLYFSGEQIPSTDRLIVKSSLNDLAADDKALFKALTLSNDSVLSTQEQMQYLIDSLEKRYQIFQSIENLHLKEKVLFNPELDDYKALTLRDADNQYIDPTAKQDLIDFVKSNDVMTNVDLMNVFTDYIHQKEMDQAFENGSKIIVANDGADLVISVIDKDTPVLQHDQLRVFDNVEQFAKFNERGGLFKDFQLNGIKAHLVDQVLNDLGLRENILQTIKVPLSPGFENIDVKGLNEIVAVNISTLVNKIDFTFGEKLLESKDRFDLAIKVADDQSPLKLAIVNNAEHQQFVDQGYKILPTPKHPNSKNFLITDFAKSFKKAELFKSRDQVYKPEHMVQSAPVVEVAQEPLVEEPIVTEPEVQKPTEPEVQEATVEVVEPTEPVAPEQTSLFESEGKPEAEAPKEPKTTKPKATESRSEVGLIEDTGMKMPGAKKDLYGPRLSLSQIQDMSLLQVKNLITRDKIWKKESVLQAKEAGRDIYIHLLTDAVRKMTNDQPRYPLENATEEQFKKVGAGYYDAVLSMRDALMEAKTVREFIPNACDLYVRLNEDKDLFTAFKSLDRSLFSLVESYAEYAATDMIISSELAKTDSSEARKTLTEALHHLRKELPPVKGTYSIYKKIRSAIDAKPFQDKVKATVTFRSGNIIDSSTLFSRSDAGLSEQVMDLLTAKKTKDATAENDDTQEVSLSEKNVSNIVDDTASTLDALFKEYAKPRTMRKAFKLSDVVVTENIASRNGQDVTAHTLQATFGFKAVEFGEYLNQSDRQIALNNAYDGCFALAKALDIDPKFVGFNGMLGVAFGSRGRSAAMAHYEPSNRVINLTKNSGFGSFGHEFFHAYDHLIFSAMTRNQPKMMMENVQPYLTRFAELNNIKSEKYANINQDLLQAAAKVNQAMYYLPMKKDDSIEVLRTNLENQVKFYETSIKTILDKTLVDQPDIVDLFTPDRDSIKEKINTFIAERGKLHTELSSLINFANRHEDPELFQKDAIQHRRYMHVAQGLHKFLSENEYPIPRTELNKYISQSRSEIDHDRVFAAQVLGAANSTVFRSVVFRDYRQMLRSQFAICALDFIKENSPKPLSDEHLKLISLSLQTNDRLTSTNQSQLKTDFYKNAMVLEGLTSAKKPYWTTAHEMFARSGEQYLQVTLAEMNLRNDWLVYPCPEGGSSSVTQPHGIEKDAIMKEIREFTVKGLDYIQENIAELRFADHQQYVRNAMHFFQPGTDQHENLVKWNEVINEMSQAEYDEYWTKLMTNIEVQADPELSKQKNSDPELAL, encoded by the coding sequence ATGTCAACTAAAAAGAAATGGTTGGATCTGAGTAGCTTTGGCGCTCAACTTGTAGTAACCCCTAAAACTGATTTAAGAAACCAAGCAGCCATTATTAAGATTAAAGATGTTGAGCTTTTAGAGAAAAAGTTGAACACATCCTTAAACAGCTTCTTAACAGGTTTAAAACAGACTGGAAAGTTTGTTTATATCACCAATGAGCAAAATAACGACCTTAGTTTTATGTATAAGAGTTCGCAAGATAGTCTCTCTCTTGCTGACATAAAATCTGTTTTTCCTTACGACTCTAAAAATGACCTCATTGAAATGGATATGTCAGATATATATCTGCAAAACCCAATGAGTAGTGCTGAAAAAAACCAGTGGCAATCCCTATTTGAACTCAATAATCAAAAGTCCGTTGTGCTTTACCAAGCAAAACAGCAAAAACCGTTTGCCCCAAATACAACCATTATGGGTGCGGTTAAACAATTCAATAAAGCAGATTTAGGCTGGAATAAGCTACCGACATTACTGCAGTCCGTAGATCCATTGCCGTTGGCTGATTTAGACCATTACGGGTACCAAGCAGATAAAACACTGACTCGTTATTATGTTGATAAAGAAGCAGCGCTAAATGCTGGACTCATAGAAGATACGATAGAGCCTATTGAACTAAGCAAACAGCTAGTGATTTCGGTTAATTCAGGCGGTGAAGTACTTGCCCTAAAAGATATTACGCAAATTCCTGAGCTGACCAATTATAAAATATCTTCACATCCAGCATGGCCAGCGTATAACAGCTTACCGAAGCAATTTATTGATATTCGAGAGCTGAATAAGGGGCTGAATACGAGCATTGATCCAATTGTGAATGCGCTTAGATCGGATGATCATGCCGTTAATCACCAAGGATTGATCAAGCTTCAAACCTTAGTCACGAAAATCAATGACTGTTTGTATTCATACGAAGAAAACAGCATCCCGTCAGCATTGGCACCATTTGGTATAGAAACAACTGCGTTACAGCTGGTGGACAATGATTGGAAAGTTTGGGAATACAACAACCAAACTTTAGATGTAGAAGAATTCGACCTTGCCGATAAGATTAAGGACCTGATCCAAAGCGTTCAAAATAATATTAATAATTTAAGAACATTTGATCCCTACTCAATTGGTGATAGCAGTTTTGATCGTGAATTAATTTATGAAAGTTTGGATGACATCGGTACAAGTTTAGAAAGCTTGGATCTCAATCAAATTAAGCAAACCATACCGCCTGAACCTAAGGTTCCAGTAAAACGTTTGTTCAATCGAATTGATCACTTTTTTAGACACACCAAGTTTAAGCCGAACATTCCAGAACCAGTCATTAAGGACTCTTTGACTAAACTCGCTTTAATGCGAAAAATTAAGCAAGAATACCTACAAAAAATTGCAAAGCTCAAAGAAGAACGTCAAGCGATTGTTGAAGCGAAAGCAACACATACCATCAGTGAGCGTATTGAAAAAGCGGTTGCGATTCAAGTCGCTGTTGCTACTGAAAATGCGTATGTTTTGGATCAGCAAGCCTATGACGATCAAGCTTATGAAATGGAATTGGCATTAAGTCAGTTAAACATTGCTTCTACGCGTCTGAACAATCTTTATGATAGTTTTTTTGATTCAGTGATAGACCGTGAAGAATACGGCACGGATCTGGATAACTTCCTACAAAGCGTTGTCACCGATGATGAATTGCAAGATGAAATGCAACGTCTATTGGATGAGGCGAACGAGTTTGAAGCTACTCACACCTCAAATGACATTGACATTTATCATTTCAACGTTGATCTAGGTGAAGAACCTAACGGGCTTTGGAATGAAGCTGTTAACCAGTTTGATGTGGTTCATTATTATGATGAACAAGATCAAGAGTTATCTGCAGTCGAAAAGTTTGAATATTCTATTTTGGGATATTCACCATCTCAAGAATCTGCAATGCCAGATTTTAACGATATGGTGTTCTCGAATGCTGTATCAGTGCTGGATAACAGTATTGAGGACATGATTGCGACCAGTGCTGAAAATGTAGGTAAAAACTACTTTTCATTTCATCAGCAAATGCCTCGTATTCTTCAACAACTGCATAGTATTAATAGCCAATTTACGGCGCTTGGTGATGGTGATGCCCATAGCATTGCATCACAATATTTATCGGATGAAAGCTTAGAGCGATTCTATAACCTGTTAGAACAGGACGGTAACTACAAGGGTTTTAATAAGCGTATCGATGTGGCTCATGTGCTTTCTGAGCTGAGTAGCAATATTGGCAACAATCCTGACTCCCCTATCCTTAACCGATTACCTGATATTAGGTCGCAACTCAATCATGCGATAAATGAGGAATTACGTGTACGCACGAATCCTGGTAATGCACTGGCCAACGCGATTGTTTTTGCTGCGACCAATGAAGTTTTGTCTTTAAAAGAAACACTCGAAAAAGATGAAATCTATGTGGTAGACAGCTTTCAAAACTATCTGCCTAAGGTGATACATAAAGACCACTTCAACTCAAATACACAAGAACAGCTTTTTGCCTTAAATAAAAAGGTCGCGGTAAGTATGGCGTATAAGCGCTATCTACAAGACTTTTATCAAAATGCCGTGGGTGAAGAGTCTAAATCTGAAGCGGTTACTGCCATTATTAATAATGAGCACAAGCATATTTTGATGGCACTAGGTTATCTAACACCGACCTACAATGAAGTCACGGCGCCAAAAGACTCGAAAATTGAAAATGTCGTCACGTTGACTGAAGAAGCGGTAAAAACCTACCTAGCTGAAGGTAACGCTTTGATGGTTGAGCCTGAAGTTAGCGCACGTTCTTTGGCGGTGTATAGCAGTACGATAGCATCTGATCAGAACTTCATTCGCTTACTGCCGATGGATCTAGGTCAAAAGGTTAGTTCATTACAAAAGCAAAAAACCATTATGATTAATGGTGCTTCTTCGTTTGAACATATCCTGAGCTCTAATCCGATCAGCAAAAACAAGCTGACCTATGATGACCTTAAGAATGTAATTCTTAATCGTATTTTGACCAAGGAAGCGGTACCGAAATATGAAAAAGGCTTAAAGCTTGATATTGAAGTTAAGAATGTCTATGAGCATGCATCAAGTTTCTTGCCACTTGAAAAGACCGATGTTAACAGTGAAAATGACTTTGGCAATCTCTTTAAACATGGGCTTGTGCTTGAAGCATTACAATCGACTCCAGACTCACTCAAGAATGGATTTAACCTCAACCGTGATTTAATCAATTCTGCCCTACTGCAGTCATTTGAAAATCGTTCTATTGAAGAATGGACGGCACTAAAAAATAAATCTCTCGAGACAAAAACGGGATCTCTTTTAAGCATTATCACCAATCCAGAACGTATCAAAGAGTTTGAGTTTCCTGAGATAAATTTTTATCTCACGGTTTCACCAGCTGATGAACAAAAGCACGGTGCGATTAACTTATATTTCAGCGGTGAACAGATTCCGTCTACCGATCGCTTAATCGTTAAATCAAGTCTGAATGACTTAGCTGCAGACGATAAGGCGCTGTTTAAAGCTTTGACGCTTAGCAATGATTCAGTTTTAAGTACGCAAGAGCAAATGCAGTACTTGATCGACTCATTAGAAAAACGCTATCAGATCTTCCAGTCGATCGAAAACCTACACCTTAAAGAAAAGGTATTGTTTAACCCTGAGTTGGACGATTACAAGGCATTAACTTTGCGTGATGCCGATAATCAATACATCGATCCAACGGCGAAACAAGATCTAATCGATTTTGTGAAAAGCAATGATGTGATGACCAATGTTGATTTGATGAACGTCTTTACCGACTACATCCATCAAAAAGAAATGGATCAAGCGTTTGAAAACGGCTCCAAAATTATTGTGGCCAATGACGGTGCTGATTTAGTGATTTCTGTCATAGATAAAGACACACCAGTTTTACAGCATGATCAATTACGGGTTTTTGATAATGTTGAGCAGTTTGCTAAATTCAACGAGCGTGGTGGATTGTTTAAAGACTTCCAGTTAAACGGGATAAAAGCGCATCTTGTGGACCAAGTATTAAATGATCTTGGGTTACGTGAAAACATACTGCAGACAATCAAGGTGCCATTATCACCCGGTTTTGAAAATATTGATGTTAAAGGCCTTAATGAGATTGTGGCTGTTAATATTTCAACATTGGTCAATAAAATTGATTTTACCTTTGGTGAAAAGCTACTTGAATCTAAAGACCGGTTCGATCTCGCGATTAAAGTTGCCGATGATCAATCTCCGTTAAAACTGGCCATTGTGAATAATGCCGAACATCAGCAATTTGTTGATCAAGGCTATAAAATTCTTCCTACGCCAAAGCACCCGAACTCTAAGAACTTCTTAATTACTGATTTTGCAAAATCATTCAAAAAAGCAGAATTATTTAAGTCTCGCGATCAAGTATATAAACCTGAACATATGGTTCAAAGCGCACCTGTTGTAGAAGTTGCCCAAGAACCATTGGTTGAAGAACCGATCGTAACTGAACCTGAAGTTCAAAAGCCTACTGAACCAGAAGTACAGGAAGCAACGGTAGAAGTTGTAGAGCCGACTGAGCCAGTTGCTCCAGAGCAAACATCACTGTTTGAGTCTGAGGGTAAGCCTGAAGCTGAAGCACCAAAAGAGCCAAAAACAACCAAACCGAAAGCCACTGAGTCACGTTCTGAAGTTGGACTTATTGAAGATACGGGTATGAAAATGCCTGGTGCGAAAAAGGATCTGTATGGTCCACGTTTATCGCTCAGTCAGATTCAAGATATGTCGCTTTTGCAAGTCAAAAACCTAATTACGCGTGACAAAATTTGGAAAAAGGAATCGGTTTTACAAGCAAAAGAAGCTGGTCGAGATATTTACATTCACTTGCTGACTGACGCTGTACGCAAGATGACGAATGATCAGCCACGTTATCCGCTTGAAAATGCCACTGAAGAACAGTTTAAAAAAGTAGGTGCTGGATACTATGACGCTGTTTTAAGTATGCGTGATGCTTTAATGGAAGCAAAAACAGTTCGTGAATTTATTCCTAATGCATGTGATTTATACGTTCGTTTGAATGAAGACAAAGATCTGTTCACGGCGTTTAAATCATTAGATCGGTCATTATTTTCATTGGTAGAAAGCTATGCTGAATATGCTGCCACTGACATGATTATTAGTTCTGAATTGGCGAAAACCGATAGTAGTGAAGCACGTAAAACGCTCACTGAAGCACTTCATCATTTACGGAAAGAGTTACCGCCAGTTAAAGGCACCTACTCTATCTATAAAAAAATACGTAGTGCGATTGATGCCAAACCGTTCCAAGACAAAGTAAAAGCGACTGTTACTTTTAGAAGTGGCAACATTATAGATTCGAGTACGCTATTTAGCAGATCTGATGCTGGTCTATCTGAACAAGTAATGGATCTGTTAACTGCTAAAAAAACCAAAGACGCAACTGCAGAGAATGATGATACTCAAGAAGTCTCGTTATCTGAAAAGAATGTATCGAACATTGTAGATGACACGGCGAGTACCTTAGATGCCCTATTCAAAGAGTATGCTAAGCCTCGTACTATGCGTAAGGCATTCAAGCTCAGTGATGTGGTTGTGACGGAAAACATTGCTTCACGTAATGGCCAAGATGTTACAGCACATACCTTGCAAGCGACCTTTGGATTTAAAGCCGTAGAGTTTGGCGAGTACTTGAACCAGAGCGATCGTCAAATCGCATTAAATAACGCATATGACGGTTGTTTCGCTCTTGCTAAGGCACTTGATATAGATCCGAAATTTGTTGGCTTTAACGGTATGTTGGGTGTTGCTTTTGGTTCGCGTGGACGTTCCGCTGCGATGGCACATTACGAGCCATCTAACCGTGTGATTAACTTAACCAAGAATTCAGGTTTTGGCTCGTTTGGTCATGAATTTTTCCATGCCTATGACCATCTCATTTTTAGTGCGATGACACGCAATCAACCAAAAATGATGATGGAAAACGTACAGCCTTATCTAACTCGTTTTGCAGAATTGAATAACATTAAGTCTGAGAAGTATGCCAACATTAACCAAGATTTGTTGCAAGCTGCAGCCAAAGTAAATCAAGCGATGTATTACTTGCCAATGAAAAAGGATGACTCGATAGAAGTACTTCGCACGAATCTTGAGAATCAAGTCAAGTTTTATGAAACCAGCATCAAAACGATTTTGGATAAAACATTGGTAGATCAACCTGACATTGTTGATTTGTTTACGCCAGATAGAGACAGCATAAAAGAGAAAATTAATACGTTTATTGCGGAACGTGGCAAGTTGCATACTGAACTATCTTCATTGATTAACTTCGCTAATCGTCATGAAGATCCTGAACTTTTCCAAAAGGACGCCATACAACATAGACGTTATATGCACGTTGCCCAAGGCTTGCATAAGTTCTTGTCTGAAAATGAGTATCCAATCCCACGGACTGAGCTCAACAAATATATCTCGCAATCTCGTTCTGAAATTGATCATGATCGTGTCTTTGCAGCGCAAGTACTTGGTGCAGCGAACAGTACAGTCTTTAGATCAGTTGTATTCCGTGATTATCGACAAATGTTGCGTAGTCAGTTTGCGATATGTGCACTCGACTTCATCAAAGAAAACAGCCCTAAACCATTGTCAGATGAACACTTAAAGTTAATTTCTTTAAGCTTACAGACGAACGATCGCTTAACATCAACTAATCAATCTCAGCTAAAAACTGATTTCTACAAAAATGCGATGGTATTAGAGGGCTTAACAAGTGCTAAGAAGCCGTATTGGACGACCGCACATGAAATGTTTGCCCGTAGTGGTGAGCAGTACTTACAAGTGACCTTAGCAGAAATGAACTTGCGTAATGATTGGCTTGTTTACCCATGTCCTGAAGGTGGTTCATCTTCTGTAACTCAACCGCATGGTATAGAAAAAGATGCAATCATGAAGGAGATTCGCGAATTTACGGTGAAAGGCCTGGACTATATTCAGGAAAATATTGCTGAACTGCGTTTTGCTGATCATCAGCAGTATGTCAGAAATGCAATGCACTTCTTCCAACCGGGTACAGATCAACATGAGAACCTAGTTAAATGGAATGAAGTCATTAATGAGATGTCACAAGCTGAATACGATGAATATTGGACTAAGCTCATGACCAACATTGAAGTACAAGCAGATCCAGAATTAAGCAAACAAAAGAATAGCGATCCTGAATTGGCACTATAA